Proteins from a single region of Tissierellales bacterium:
- the saoT gene encoding thioredoxin-like (seleno)protein SaoT, which yields MSKVFVEFINTUAGCDGNTRAVEAAAAKYDDKVEVKIYYAGKDFDYIKRYGVIFRGTMIINGKKKIDRLSKDIIEKEIQNAVEELC from the coding sequence TTGTCCAAGGTGTTTGTAGAGTTTATAAATACATGAGCTGGATGTGACGGTAATACCAGGGCTGTGGAGGCTGCTGCAGCAAAATACGATGATAAGGTTGAAGTTAAGATTTATTATGCAGGTAAAGATTTTGATTATATAAAAAGATATGGTGTTATATTTAGAGGTACTATGATTATTAATGGAAAGAAAAAGATAGACAGGCTATCAAAAGACATTATTGAAAAAGAAATACAAAATGCAGTTGAGGAATTGTGCTGA